AAGTCGTGCGGCTCCATCGGGGCGCTGTCGGCGTCGTACGACAGGGCGAAGTACCGCTCGTCGCCGAGGAAGCGCATCCGGTCGCCCTCCATCCTGAAGGGCAGCCAGTTCTCCCGGAGCATGCCGGTCGGGTCGGCCCGCGCGGCGACGGCGGCCGTGCGCCAGCCGATGACCACCTCGTCCGGCTCGATCGGGCTCACCAGGTGGGTCCAGCCCGACAGGGCAGGGTCGACGAGGGACAGGTCGACGGAGACGAGCGGGTGCAGGTGGTCGGCCAGCCACAGCTGGTCCTCGACGAAGACGTCGGCAGGTGGCGGGAACATCCGGAGTCCAGGGGAGTCCGGGCCCAGGTTCGTCAGTGGCTGGGGGGCGCTCATGGTGCCAGCGTGTCAGCCCTTCTCGACCGCTGCGAGGACCTTGTCCAACTTCGCCTTCAGGTCCGGCACCTCGTCGAGCAGCACCAGCTTGTCGTTGAGGTCGCCGAGCAGGGTCTGCACCTGGCCGAGCACGTCACGCGTCTCGGCGAGCGTGGCGTCGACGGTCGTGAGCTTGCCGTCCACATTGGTCAGGGTGCCCTCGACGGTGCTCAGCGTCCCGCCGACCGTGCCGAGCGTGGTGTCGACATTGGTCAGCGCGACCTCGGCGTTCTTCAGCACCTTGTCGGCGCGCTTGAGGACGTCGGCGACGGGGTTCAGGCCCACGGTTTTCTCCTTCGGTACGACGACGGTGTCGATCGGTGTCGGAGGCACACCTTGTCAGGCCGCACCCCCGAGGCGGTGGAACTTCACGCCAGTCGGCCCAGGACGCTCTCGGATTCGATCAGGCCGGCATCGCTCGGCGCCTCGCCCTTCCCGAAGACCTTGTCGTGCTGCTTGGCCCGCCAGGCCAGGTGCGCCTCGGCCGGCCTGTCGTAGCCGTAGCGCTCGCGTGCCTGCTCCGGCGTGAGGACCTCGCGGTTGGTGGGCGGGACCCCGAGGAAGACCGGCGCGACGACCGGGACCGTGCTGGGCGAGAGCAGCCCGAGGATCCGCAGCTGCAGCCGCTTGCTGAAGGTCAGCAGCGCGAAGGTGACCTTGAGGACCGGCAGCACGGCGAGGTCGACGGCGCGCGACTGGTGCAGGTCGCCCATCTCCCGCATCCAGCGCGGCAGGGTCGCGATCACGCCGGCCCGGAAGAACCTCCCCACCACCCACTGGCCGGGCCGCAGGAGCCACGGCACGCGAACGAGCTGGTCGACGTCCATCAGGTGCTTCATCGCCCGCTGCGCGATCGGTGAGCCGGACATCACCGGCCGCATCCGCTCGTAGTAGGCGTGCAGCTCGGCACGGTTGCGCGGGACGTCGGCGGGGTCGCAGGTCTGCAGCTCGGCGGCCACCGCGCACTCGGCCCAGTACTGCGCCTCCTCGGCGGCGGTGAGCCGGCCGGGGCCGTACATCTCGTAGGCCTTGAGCACCGAGTGCCAGCCGGTGACCAGGATCCACAGCTGCGAGTCGGGGTCGTTGGCGTCGTACTGCCCGCCGCCGTAGGGCTCGGTGCCGATCGCCTTGCTGTGCACCTTCACGAGCACGTCGGCGGCCCGCGAGGTGGTGCGGCTGTCGCCGAAGGCGACGAGCGCGAAGTAGCGGATCGTCCGGTCGTAGCGGGTCTTGGGGCGCCGGTAGATGTCCTGGGTCCGGTCCACCGACGCGACCAGGTTGGGGTCGAGCTCCTCGACGACGACGGCGCGGCTGAAGCCGATCGTCAGCGAGGTCGGGTAGCCCCAGACCCGCCACGCGACGGAGTCGGGTCCGAAGAAGCCGTAGTCCTCGGCAGGGGTGATCTCGGAGCGCTTGGTCATCGCCATGGCGGCCATATTGCTACAGTTGTGTAGTAATTGGAAGACCCCAGGACGACCTAGGGTGGGGACGTGACCCAGCAGACCCGGAAGCGGCGCCCGTACGCCGCCCGCATGCCGATCGAGGAGCGTCGTACCCAGCTCCTCGACGCGGCGCTGCGCGTCATCGACCGCGACGGGTACGACGGCGTCTCGATCGACGCGATCGCCAAGGAGGCCGGGGTCACCCGGCCGGTCGTCTACGGCGCCTTCGACGGCCTCGGCCCGCTCCTCACCGCGCTCCTGGACCGCCAGCAGCAGCGCGCGATCACCCAGCTCTTCGCCGCGCTCCCGACCGAGACCGCCACCGACGCGGTCGCCGTCGTCGACCTCTCCGGGCCGCGGCTGCACCAGATGCTCCTCGATGACCCGGTGACCTGGCGGGCGATCCTGCAGTCGCCGGCCAACGTCCCCGAGGTCGTCCGTGCCCGCATCGAGGCCGACCGCCAACAGGTCCGCACCATCATCGAGGGCCTGGTCACCGGCGTCCTGGGCCCGAAGGTCGACGCACCGGTGATGGCGCACGGGATCATCGCCCTGCTGGAGCACTTCGGCCGCCTCGTCCTCGACGACCCCGAGGAGTACGACGCCGCCCGGCTCACCGCGGCCGCCAGGGCGCTCGCGGCATCATGGACGCCGTGACCGGTCGCACCGTCCGCCTGGCCGCCCCCGCCGACGCCGGCGTGGTGGGCCGGCTGCTGTTCGACTTCAACTCCGAGTTCGAGGCGCCGTCGCCGTCGGCCGACGAGCTCGCCCGCCGCTTCACCGCCCTGCTGGCCCGTGAGGACGTGCTCGTCGTGCTGGCCGAGGACGGCGAGGCCGCCACCGGCTTCGGCTACCTCACCCTCCGGCCGACCCCGTACGGCGACGGGCCGCTCGCCCAGCTGGAGGAGCTG
Above is a genomic segment from Nocardioides aromaticivorans containing:
- a CDS encoding oxygenase MpaB family protein, which translates into the protein MAMTKRSEITPAEDYGFFGPDSVAWRVWGYPTSLTIGFSRAVVVEELDPNLVASVDRTQDIYRRPKTRYDRTIRYFALVAFGDSRTTSRAADVLVKVHSKAIGTEPYGGGQYDANDPDSQLWILVTGWHSVLKAYEMYGPGRLTAAEEAQYWAECAVAAELQTCDPADVPRNRAELHAYYERMRPVMSGSPIAQRAMKHLMDVDQLVRVPWLLRPGQWVVGRFFRAGVIATLPRWMREMGDLHQSRAVDLAVLPVLKVTFALLTFSKRLQLRILGLLSPSTVPVVAPVFLGVPPTNREVLTPEQARERYGYDRPAEAHLAWRAKQHDKVFGKGEAPSDAGLIESESVLGRLA
- a CDS encoding GNAT family N-acetyltransferase, which gives rise to MTGRTVRLAAPADAGVVGRLLFDFNSEFEAPSPSADELARRFTALLAREDVLVVLAEDGEAATGFGYLTLRPTPYGDGPLAQLEELYVVPDLRDEGIGTAILTRAVDEVLARDAIEVHINVDEVDVDTRRFYERHGFVNIEPGTDYRMLCYLREL
- a CDS encoding TetR/AcrR family transcriptional regulator, encoding MTQQTRKRRPYAARMPIEERRTQLLDAALRVIDRDGYDGVSIDAIAKEAGVTRPVVYGAFDGLGPLLTALLDRQQQRAITQLFAALPTETATDAVAVVDLSGPRLHQMLLDDPVTWRAILQSPANVPEVVRARIEADRQQVRTIIEGLVTGVLGPKVDAPVMAHGIIALLEHFGRLVLDDPEEYDAARLTAAARALAASWTP